Proteins from a single region of Hydrogenobacter hydrogenophilus:
- a CDS encoding succinate dehydrogenase/fumarate reductase iron-sulfur subunit codes for MVLRLRIRREDPQKGTCYYQSFEVPYEEGMTFLSAFQKIKEQYDETLTFRQFCRAGICGTCTVYINGFPKLACKEQVLPYVISNTEVIIEPLKGFRVIRDLAVDNEKVIRKIKEIRAWIKEYAGDPRIPPEVSKKLESSADCILCFACQSYCPQVMEEEYAGPLIFAKLYRFLEDPREENSQVRLVQAIQEGNLYHCLSCNKCNHVCPKEVEPATLIREIMTYGG; via the coding sequence ATGGTTTTGCGCCTGAGGATAAGAAGAGAAGACCCCCAAAAGGGAACATGCTATTACCAAAGCTTTGAGGTCCCCTACGAAGAGGGCATGACTTTTCTCTCTGCCTTTCAGAAGATAAAAGAGCAGTATGACGAGACGCTTACCTTTAGGCAGTTCTGTAGGGCAGGTATATGTGGCACTTGTACCGTGTATATAAACGGCTTTCCAAAGCTTGCCTGTAAGGAACAGGTCCTACCCTATGTCATCTCCAACACGGAGGTGATCATAGAACCCCTCAAGGGCTTTAGGGTAATAAGGGACTTGGCGGTGGATAACGAGAAGGTAATAAGAAAGATAAAAGAGATCAGGGCTTGGATAAAGGAGTATGCAGGAGACCCAAGGATACCCCCAGAAGTGAGCAAAAAGTTAGAAAGCTCTGCGGATTGCATACTGTGTTTTGCATGTCAATCCTACTGCCCGCAGGTGATGGAAGAGGAGTACGCAGGTCCCCTTATCTTTGCAAAACTCTATAGGTTCTTAGAAGATCCAAGGGAAGAAAATTCTCAAGTGAGACTCGTACAGGCTATACAAGAAGGTAATCTCTATCACTGTCTTTCTTGCAACAAGTGTAATCATGTGTGCCCAAAGGAAGTAGAGCCAGCAACGCTTATA
- a CDS encoding TaqI-like C-terminal specificity domain-containing protein, with protein YELYDLFVFFVSHSNIISPLWGAFLLFFKQSQSWENTRKLILEENQLLTLVDITEAFQRVKLEQVIVICRKLKNHSLNYIFKTGDYWRDKIQINSQISSDLARKLGILPIYIDNQKLTIYQKLISGSEPLGIITKTFRGLQYQSRLAQEGYEVLRGDNIKKYRTIKPLDKVALSSEGLNNQKVQKLMKPKIVSQNIIAHVKNPYDRIIVMATYDKDGLLTLDTVMNTYILSKDYSYEYILGILNSRLAEWFYYWFIYNRAVRTMHFDEYYMGRLPIKKITPQNQHIVQQIENLVDQILNLTQSEDYETNPTKQAQVQELEKQIDKLVYELYGLTPEEIAIIEGNA; from the coding sequence CTATGAACTTTACGATCTGTTTGTGTTTTTTGTTTCTCATTCTAATATTATCTCCCCATTGTGGGGAGCTTTTTTGCTATTTTTTAAACAGTCTCAAAGCTGGGAAAATACCCGAAAGCTTATCTTAGAGGAAAACCAACTCCTTACACTCGTAGATATAACTGAAGCTTTCCAAAGGGTAAAGTTGGAGCAAGTGATAGTTATATGTAGAAAATTGAAAAATCATAGCTTGAATTATATCTTCAAAACAGGTGATTACTGGAGAGACAAAATACAGATAAATTCACAGATAAGTTCTGATTTGGCAAGAAAGTTAGGAATTTTACCAATATATATAGACAATCAAAAGCTTACCATCTACCAAAAACTCATTAGTGGTAGCGAACCATTAGGCATTATAACTAAAACCTTTAGAGGTTTGCAATATCAAAGCAGATTGGCACAAGAAGGCTATGAAGTTTTAAGAGGTGATAACATAAAAAAGTATAGAACCATCAAACCGTTAGATAAAGTAGCCTTATCAAGTGAAGGGTTAAATAACCAAAAAGTCCAAAAACTGATGAAGCCTAAAATCGTTTCACAAAACATCATAGCTCATGTAAAAAATCCTTATGACAGAATTATAGTTATGGCTACCTACGATAAAGATGGTTTGCTTACGCTGGATACTGTTATGAATACATATATATTGTCAAAGGACTATTCATATGAATACATACTTGGAATTTTAAATTCACGACTTGCGGAATGGTTCTATTATTGGTTTATTTATAACAGAGCGGTAAGAACTATGCATTTTGACGAGTATTATATGGGAAGATTGCCAATAAAGAAAATTACCCCCCAAAACCAGCACATAGTCCAGCAGATAGAAAACCTTGTAGATCAAATACTAAACCTTACCCAATCTGAGGACTACGAAACCAACCCAACCAAACAAGCCCAAGTCCAAGAACTTGAAAAACAGATAGATAAGCTTGTTTATGAGCTTTACGGACTCACTCCAGAAGAGATAGCAATAATAGAAGGCAACGCTTAG